A single region of the Podospora pseudopauciseta strain CBS 411.78 chromosome 1, whole genome shotgun sequence genome encodes:
- a CDS encoding hypothetical protein (EggNog:ENOG503P8RE) — MRSHHLVETPTSLVCSTLRTRQPWTTVATMLLQSDSRKWRESTLQSHDISLVVEQEHAEVFQVYKFILISPDDVETGEPTAMARITQLGRDLGDAKAGVIFLLDQENEKEHGDAIKAFMSLQIKLMDVHPSVPILPLTSFDALPSTLKTFQRGYSEGLDDGIQQQVDIDVSRDLLGCCSAGERQLSRQAVDTMSQNGEFFSFRELLVDGQLAEREGQDRMHDVLGPEDGKRFVRFWLR, encoded by the exons CCCGACAACCATGGACAACAGTCGCGACAATGCTTCTGCAGTCAGACAGTAGAAAATGGCGTG AATCTACCCTCCAGTCCCATGACATCTCTCTAGTCGTTGAGCAAGAGCATGCGGAAGTCTTTCAGGTCTACAAGTTTATCTTGATCTCACCAGATGATGTCGAAACAGGGGAGCCTACAGCAATGGCTCGAATTACCCAGCTCGGGCGAGATCTCGGCGATGCCAAAGCAGGTGTCATTTTCCTGCTTGACCAGGAGAATGAAAAGGAGCACGGAGATGCTATAAAAGCGTTCATGTCACTTCAGATCAA ATTGATGGATGTCCACCCAAGTGTCCCCATTCTCCCTTTGACTAGTTTTGACGCGTTACCATCAACCCTCAAAACTTTCCAGCGTGGATATTCGGAGGGCCTTGATGACGGAATTCAGCAGCAAGTGGATATTGATGTTTCTAGGGATTTGTTAGGCTGTTGTTCGGCAGGAGAAAGGCAGCTCTCTAGGCAGGCGGTCGATACGATGTCTCAGAATGGAGAATTCTTCAGCTTTCGAGAGCTGTTGGTTGATGGCCAATTGGCGGAACGCGAGGGTCAAGACAGAATGCACGATGTGTTGGGACCagaggatgggaagagatTTGTGAGGTTCTGGttgaggtag